In Salvelinus namaycush isolate Seneca chromosome 16, SaNama_1.0, whole genome shotgun sequence, the sequence tttgtaggcctccttgctcgcacacgctttttcagttctgcccacaaattttctatggtattgaggtcagggctttgtgatggccactccaataccttgactttgttgtcctttagccattttgccacaactttggaagtatgcttggtgtcattgtccatttggaagacccatttacgaccaagctttaacttcctgactgatgtcttgagagtTTGCTCCattatatccacatcattttcctccctcattatgccatctattttgtgaagtgcaccagtccctcctgcagcaaagcatctccacaacatgatgctgccacccccgtgcatcacggttgggatggtgttcttcggcttgcaagcctccccctttttcctccaaacataacgatggtcattatggccaaacagttctatttttgtttcatcagaccagaggacatttctccaaaaagaaagatatttgtccccatgtgcagttgcaaaccgtagtctggcttttttatggcggttatggagcagtggcttcttccttgctgagcggcctttcaggttatgtcggtataggactcgttttactgtggatatagataattttatacctctttcctccagcatcttcacaaggtcctttgctgttgttctgggattgatttgcacttttcgcaccaaagtacgttcatctctaggagacagaacacgtctccttcctgagcggtatgacggctgcgtggtcccatggtgtttacacttgcgtactattgtttgtacagatgaacctggtaccttcaggcgtttggaaattgctcccaaggatgagccagacttgtggaggtctacaatttcttttcctgagatcttggctgatttctttggattttcccatgatgagtacgaaggaaggccttgaaatacatccacaggtacacctccaattgactcaaattatgttaattagcccatcagaagcttctaaagccatgacatcattttctggaattttccaagctgtttaaaaggcacagtcaacttagtgtatgtaaacttttgacccactggaattgtgatacagtgaattataagtgaaataatctgtctgtaaacaattttgggaaaaattacttgcgttatgcacaaagtagatgtcctaaccgacttgccaaaactatagtctgttaacaagaaatttgtggagtggttgaaaaacaagttttaaagaCTCCtacctaagtctatgtaaacttccgacttcaactgtatatggtttccagtttgcataaagtccagtaaagttccttgatggccgtcttggtatccACTTGCGTGGGGATGtacacggctgtgacgataaccgagacgagttctcttgggagataatacggtaggcatttgattgtgaggaaggtgaacaaaaggacttgaattcctgtatgttgttacaattacaccatgagtcgttaatcatgaaacatacacccccgcccttcttcttaccagagagatgtttattcctgttggCGCAATGCACTGAAAATCCCGTTGACTGTATGGACTCCGACAGCATGTTCCCAGCTAGCCATGTTTCATTGagacagagtatgttacaatcccggatatctctttggaaagcaactcttgccctgATTTTGTCGACTTTGTTACCTAGGAACTGGACATTAgagagtaatatactcggaagtggtgggtggtgtgcgcgcatccgaagcctcactagatgacagcaacggcaccctctcctccggcggcgttgttttgggtcggcctctggaatcagttcaaatgccctgggaggtgcagacaaaggatctGCTTTGGGAAAGttatattcctggtcgtaatgctggttgtgctggtaagttgacgtctctctgataGCCAATATTTCTTCCCggttgtatgtaataacacttaaggttttctgggctaacaatgtaagaaataatacattaaaaaacaaaatactgcacgGTTTCCTAAGGACAAAATCGAAGCTGCCATCTCCATCAGTGCCATCTTGCCATCTTTGGGCTAAGGGTAGGTGCTAGCTAGAGGTCGGGGCTAGacttgtcatgttgaaacagagCAAAGGTTGACTGATTTCATCATGACAGTGGACAAATGTTCCAGTGTTCCAACACTCCCATGGCTGTCTGTCTCCCATCAGCCCCCCTGGCAGATGTGGCGGACAAACCACGGTGGGGGCCCCTTCCATGGGGGGAGGATGATGAAGGTGAGGTACATCAAACTTCTGATTCCAGAGCACAGTTAGGTCATATAATTCTACTGTGACTCATGTTCATCTGTGGTGGTGTAGAACATAACTACATTGTCTCGTCTTATGTTCCTCTCCATAGGTAAACGCCTACACCTTTTGTATAGGCATGGGGTGTGGCAAACTGGCTGCAGACGTGTAGCCTAATTTAGGCTGCAACGATATTCATGTGGGGCAACCCCCTCCTCTCTGGCTGCCTCTGCTCACCAGACTCCTGACGCTGCTCTGGGAATTCCTACACGTAGGGGCCAGGGTGGCCAATACGGCAGCTTTCCGTTTCTGACCCCTCTTCCTTTCCCATTGTAAATCATTTCACATCACTCTCCTGCCTCCTCTAAAAATCTGTTATTTTTTGTATCCCACTGTTCAATAAACTCCTGTGCTGTATACATGTCCTTTTTAAAGACTTCAGTGCAatgttacactatatatacaaaagtaagtggacaccttcaaattagtggattcggctatttcagccacacccattgctgacagatgtgtaaaattgagcacacagccatgcaatttccatagacaaacattggcagtagaatgtccatactgaagagctcagtgacttcaaCATGGcagtcatagaatgccacctttccaacaagtcaatttgtccactttctgccctgctagagctgccccggtcaactgtaagtgctgttattgtgaagtggaaacgtctagtagcaacaacggctcagccgcgaagtggtaggccacacaagctcacagaacgggactgctgaAGCACGTTAAAAGCTTCTGTCCTCGgtggcaacactcactactgtgtTCCAAACTGACTcgggaagcaacatcagcacaacggttcgtctggagcttcatgaaattggtttccatgggcgagcagccgcacacaaggctaagatcaccatgcacaatgccaagcgtcggctggagtggtgtaaagctcgccgccattggactctggagtgatgaatcccgcttcaccatctggcagtccgacgtacgaatctgggtttggaagATACCAGGAGAATGTTAACTGCCCCAAtgcagtgtcaactgtaaagtttggcggaggaggaataatggtctggggctgtttttcatagttcatactaggccccttagttccagtgaagggaaatcttaacgctacagcatacaatgacattctagacgattctgtgcttccaactttgtggcaacagtttcagcatgacaatgcccccgtgcacaaagcgaggtccatacagaaatggtttgtcaagattggaacgcagactgcgagccaggcctaatcgcccaacctcacaaataatcttgtggctgaatggaagcaagtcccgcagcaatgttccaacatctagtggaaagtcttcccagaagagtggatgctgttatagcagcaaaggggggaccaactccatattaatgaccatgattttataatgagatgtttgacaagcaggtgtccacatacttttggtcatgtagtgtatgttgaaATTAAATTTGATTTACTAGGGGTATGATGAATGACACTACAGGAGTTAGTCATAGCATTTAACTGTGACAAGCGTCACTGATCGTTTAAGTATAGCGTCCTTACTGGTGCTCGATCTCAGATCCTCTGCTTCGCAAACACACGTGGCGTCTTAGCTAATTGTGAAGTAGGATAGGTACACGTTCATAACATTTTACCATTAAATATGTCTCGTATCAAATTTCTTCCAACCTACATAAGGTCTATAAGAAATGTCAAAACAGTAAGTCCTTCAAGAAATAAGTATGTTTTTAATCAAATGTAACATCCACAATGCCAGAAGAAAGAAACTGGGAACAAAACAACTATTTAAACCATCTCCCACACAGGCACCAGTTAAACTGTGAGAAAGACATGTGGTACACGTTACACTACACAATATAAGGTACCAAGAGAGAGATGTTTGAAGCCTACGAGGGTCAGTGCCCAGGTTAAGTATTTGCCTTATATTGTGTGTCCGGCAGTCTTTCTCTGTGAGTAGTACCTGTGCCAGTGTTTTACTGTCTAAAGTAATGGGCTTCTCCCTCTGTGCTCCCTTGTTCCAGTGGGATGTAGTCTGGGGTGGTTCACCAGACAAACGCAGCCCTCTCCCTCAGCATGCGCACACCAAAGCGCTGCCACTCCCTCTGGTGGATCCACATCTCCTGGGTGGTGTCCAGGCAGGCGAGCACCGCTCCCCCTTTCCACGAGATCAGGCGAGGGTCCATGTCCTGGAAAACACAGCCATTAAAACACCTCTGCTTGTAGCGACACACAAACTCCTGCAGGATTGCATTTTATACCCACTGTGTTAGACTAGATATAAACACCTGGTCTTCTGCATGCCTCAAGACCATGTTAGTCCACTGTAAAGCCAGTGTACGTAGAAGCCAGTGTACCTTGGGTCGTGTGATGACCTCCACGCTCTCCACCACCCTGCGGAAGGAGGGGGGCATCTTGTTGAGGATGCGGTGCTGCAGGAACTCCTGGGCCCTGTGAAACAGCAGGCCTCCCCccaccaccaggatggagctgtACATCTTCCTCTTGGTCTCGTCAGATGCTGGGCACAAACAAAATACACACAAAACCTAACATTCCCCTATCAAAACATCCAACATTTGGAAACCACTGCTTAGAATTCACAATTTACCCTCACTTCATAACAGAATAATGAATACCATGTCCAATAATGTTTTATCTATATCTTATGTTTATTATTTAGTGTATGTTACCTCGTGTTTATGGTAGAATAAAACAAGATACTGTATTATAGGACAGAGTTTGAAGCAGGGTAATTTGCTTACCACAGCAATCGATGCTGTGCAGGATGGCTTTGTCCAAGCCTAGCGCTTTGCCCTCAAACTGGGTCATGGCAGTCTTCCTGGAGAGGAGTGCTGAGGGAGGCTCCTCCATCTCTGCTCCCCCCATCAGGCAGTCATTCTGGGAGTGTCCCAGCTCCACATCCTGGCCATGGGCACCACCTCCACGTTCTGAGGGGTCCCCACCCTGGCTGCTCAACTCCCCCTCAAACCCAGGCGGCTTGGGAAGGGATTTACGCTCTGCTGAGGCTTTAGAGGACTGAGCATAATAAtgggagagggaggatgagatggagagaggaggaaaaggaagggagagatggaaacagagagggagTATCAGCCAATCAGATAGTTCTAATAGGATGGAGTCAGGTGTTCCTAGACTACCTGGTCCTGCTTGCTCTGGGTTCCCAGTAGGTAGTGTTCATCATGTGGGTCCTCTGGGTCACCCTGAGATCTGTGCTGCAAGGAGGTCATCTTCTGGCCAACTATCCCAAACGTGGTGGGGTAGAACAGGGCCATAGGCGCCTGAGGTACACAAATTACACATTGTGACAGCATTTATTATGTCATATTTATTATAGTCATCTTCAATCTAAAAATGGGGCTTCAAAACCACAATCATCCGCTTTACCACTGACAGCCCTTCCCTGACTGGGTGTGTATACATACCTGCAGTTTCTCATCACCAAGTCGAACCTGGTAAAGAAGTGCAGGGGACTCTGGGAAACGGGTGCGGAACTCGTGGTCTTGAAGCCCAGAGATGTCCTGGAGAAAAAGGGGAAAGAGCTGAGCATGTAGAAAAGGGGTATCTATCACCTTTTATTCCTAAGTCCCCCTTCTTCAGTAACACACCTTATTTCAGCTATGGCCTTATAGCCCAGACGGAAGACCATGATTCATTAGTTGGCCATTTGAAACTGGCATGTTGTGATGTAATGAATTAAAAGCCATAACCATAACCATACAGTTCGCACTTCAAGACCAGAGTTGGAGAGTCCTTACGTTGAAAAGTACACCAGGGACTTAGTTATTAGGGCACACCATAGAAGAAACTAAATAAAATTttacttgtcacatgcgccaaatacaacaggtgtagtagaccttacagtgaaatgcttaattacaagccctaaccaacaatgcagttaagaaaatacctaaaaaataaGCGATAAGaaaaacaagtaattaaagagcagcagtaaataacaatagcgcggctatatacagggtgcactggtacagtgtcaatgtgcgggggcaccggtgtcgaggtaattgagataaacAAACCTACCTGCATGtataagtgactatgcatagaaaataaacagagagtagtagcaaaggggggggtgcaaatagtctgggtagccatttgattagctgttcgggagtcttatggcttgggggtagaagctgtttagaagccttttggacctagacttggcgctcaggtaccgcttgccgtgcggtagcagagagaacagtctatgactagggtggctggagtctgacgatatttagggccttcctctgacaccgcctggtatagaggtcctggatggcaggaggcttggccccggtgatgtactgggccgtatgcactaccctctgtagtgccttgcggtcagaggctgaacagttgccataccaggcaataaaacaacctgtcaggatgctcttgatggtgcagctgtagaactttttgaggatctgaggaccatgccaaatcttttcagtctcctgagggggaataggttttgttgtgcccccTTCACGAcagtcttggtgtgcttggaccatgttagtttgttggtgatgtggacaccaaggaacttgaaacgctcaacctgctccactatagccccgtcgatgagaatgggggcgtgctcggtcgtCTTTATCCTGAGgtccacaatcaactcctttgtcttgaacCACATgatcaggtctctgacctcctccctataggctgtctcatcgttgtcggtgatcaggccaaacactgttgtgtcatcagcaaacttaatgatggtgttggagtcgtgcctggccgtgcagtcatgagtgaacagggagtactgcAGGGGAATgaccacgcacccctgaggggcccgcgtgttgaggatcagcgtggcggatgtattGTTGTCTACCCTTgctacctgggggtggcccgtcaggaagtttaggatccagttgcagagggaggtgtttagtcccaggctccttagcttagtgatgagctttgagggcactatggcgttgaacgctgagctttagtcaatgaatagcactctcacataggtgttccttttgtccaggtgggaaaaggtagtgtggagtgcaatagagattgcatcatctgtggatctgttggtgcggtatgcaaattggagtgggtctagggtttctgggataatagtgttgatgtgagccataaccagcctttcaaagcatttcttggctacagacgtgagtgctacgggtcggtagtcatttaggcaggttaccttagtgttcttagactatggtggtctgcttgaaacatgttggtattacagactcagacagggacaggttgaaaatgtcagtgaagatacttgccagttggtcagcgcatgctcggagtacacgtcctggtaatccgtctggcccagcggccttgtgaatgttgacctatttgAAGGTCCTACTCACATCGgatgcggagagcgtgatcacacagtcatccggaacagttgatgctctcatgcatatttcagtgttgcttgcctcaaagcgagcatagaagttatttagctcatctggtaggctcgtgtcactgggcagctctcggctgtacttccctttgtagtctgcaaTAGTTAgcatgccctgccacatccgacgagcatcagagtctgtgtagtacgattcgatcttagtcctgtattgacgctttgcctgtttgatggttcgtcggagggcataaaCTTATTAGCTTCcgtgttagagtcccgctccttgaaagcggcagctctgccctttagctcagtgcgaatgttacctgtaatccatggcttctggttggggtatgtacgtacagtcactgtggggacgatgtcctctatgcacttattgataaagccagtgactgatgtggtgtactcctcaatgccatcggaagaatcccggaacatattccagtctgtgctagcaaaacagtcctgtagtttagcatctgcttcatctaaccacttttttatagaccgattcactggtgcttcctgttttaattTTTGCAGGAAGGGctcaagcaggaatcaggaggatagagttatggtcagatttgccaaatggagggcgagggagagctttggaGGTGGTATTTTTttacctctggttgcacatttaacatgttgatagaaattcaGTAAAAATAACTGTTTCTTAAAATGGACAAGTTAAAGCAGCTCCTCCCTATTTCAGGCTGTTTTCTTCCTGATTGATGCCTTATGAATTTGATGTTTAAGTACCTGGTCAAGGTGGCAGAAGGTCTCTTTGAGCTGCTGCAGCAGGATGCAGTCCACCCTATTGGAGAGCTGACACTCCCTGTAGGGGAAGCCTGCCCTCTGCAGGAGCCAGAAGAAACAGCGGGTGACATCAGCGCCCCCGTATGCCAGACACAGCCTGCAGGAGGACAGACACATGTACAGTCATGgctaaaagttttgagaatgatacaaatattaattttcacaaagtctgctgcctcagtgtctttagatatttttgtcagatgttactatggaatactgacgtataattacaagcatttcataagtgtcaaaggcttttattaacaattacatgaagttgatgcaaagagtcaatatttgcagtgttgacccctttttcaagacctctgcaatccgccctggcatgctgtcaattaacttctgggccacatcctgactgatggcagcccattcttgaataatcaatgcttggagttggtcagaatttgtgggtttttgtttgtccaccagcctcttgaggattgaccacaagttctcaatgggattaagatctggggagtttcctggccatggacccaaaatattgatgttttgttccccgagccacttagttatcacttttgccttatggcaaggtgctccatcatgctggaaaaggcattgttcgtcaccaaactgttcctggatggttgggagaagttgctctcggaggatgtgttggtaccattctttattcatggctgtgttcttaggcaaaattgtgagtgagcccactcccttggctgagaagcaaccccacacatgaatggtctcaggatgctttttcctgttggcatgacacaggactgatggtagcgctcatcttgtcttctccggacaagcttttttccggataccacaaacaatcggaaaggggattcatcagagaaaatgactttaccccaatcctcagcagtccaatccctgtaccttttgcagaatatcagtctgtccctgatgtttttcctggagagaagtggcttctttcctgcccttcttgacaccaggccatcctccaaaagtcttcacctcactgtgggtggagatgcactcacacctgcctgctgccattcctgagcaagctctgtactggtggtgccccgatcccgcagctgaatcaactttaggagacggtcctggagcttgctggactttcttgggcgccctgaagccttcttcacaacaattgaaccgctctacttgaagttcttgatgatccgataaatggttgatttaggtgcaatcttactggcagc encodes:
- the actr8 gene encoding actin-related protein 8 isoform X2, whose amino-acid sequence is MTQAEREQENGKEKEKEKEREKEKEKEKEQRGIKRPIAPPVIPEPLQEQIQSNFIVVLHPGSKTLRIGRATDTLPATVPHVIARRHKQTCQPRYEDEWLVREGLNARSYNRLIRPAGLDTSSRMKWTNTAHHPDHLVGEEALYVNPTDCYNVHWPISRGQLNVHSGAGGSLTAVLADLEAIWSHVIQKQLEIPLKDLKYYRCILLVPDIYNRHHIKELVNMLLLNMGFSAIVVHQESVCATFGSGLSSACVVDVGDQKTSLCCVEDGVSHRNSRLCLAYGGADVTRCFFWLLQRAGFPYRECQLSNRVDCILLQQLKETFCHLDQDISGLQDHEFRTRFPESPALLYQVRLGDEKLQAPMALFYPTTFGIVGQKMTSLQHRSQGDPEDPHDEHYLLGTQSKQDQSSKASAERKSLPKPPGFEGELSSQGGDPSERGGGAHGQDVELGHSQNDCLMGGAEMEEPPSALLSRKTAMTQFEGKALGLDKAILHSIDCCASDETKRKMYSSILVVGGGLLFHRAQEFLQHRILNKMPPSFRRVVESVEVITRPKDMDPRLISWKGGAVLACLDTTQEMWIHQREWQRFGVRMLRERAAFVW
- the actr8 gene encoding actin-related protein 8 isoform X3; this encodes MTQAEREQENGKEKEKEKEREKEKEKEKEQRGIKRPIAPPVIPEPLQEARSYNRLIRPAGLDTSSRMKWTNTAHHPDHLVGEEALYVNPTDCYNVHWPISRGQLNVHSGAGGSLTAVLADLEAIWSHVIQKQLEIPLKDLKYYRCILLVPDIYNRHHIKELVNMLLLNMGFSAIVVHQESVCATFGSGLSSACVVDVGDQKTSLCCVEDGVSHRNSRLCLAYGGADVTRCFFWLLQRAGFPYRECQLSNRVDCILLQQLKETFCHLDQDISGLQDHEFRTRFPESPALLYQVRLGDEKLQAPMALFYPTTFGIVGQKMTSLQHRSQGDPEDPHDEHYLLGTQSKQDQSSKASAERKSLPKPPGFEGELSSQGGDPSERGGGAHGQDVELGHSQNDCLMGGAEMEEPPSALLSRKTAMTQFEGKALGLDKAILHSIDCCASDETKRKMYSSILVVGGGLLFHRAQEFLQHRILNKMPPSFRRVVESVEVITRPKDMDPRLISWKGGAVLACLDTTQEMWIHQREWQRFGVRMLRERAAFVW
- the actr8 gene encoding actin-related protein 8 isoform X1, which translates into the protein MTQAEREQENGKEKEKEKEREKEKEKEKEQRGIKRPIAPPVIPEPLQEQIQSNFIVVLHPGSKTLRIGRATDTLPATVPHVIARRHKQTCQPRYEDEWLVREGLNKPESNEQRQNGLKMVDQAIWSKKMSNGVRRTPVSAEQARSYNRLIRPAGLDTSSRMKWTNTAHHPDHLVGEEALYVNPTDCYNVHWPISRGQLNVHSGAGGSLTAVLADLEAIWSHVIQKQLEIPLKDLKYYRCILLVPDIYNRHHIKELVNMLLLNMGFSAIVVHQESVCATFGSGLSSACVVDVGDQKTSLCCVEDGVSHRNSRLCLAYGGADVTRCFFWLLQRAGFPYRECQLSNRVDCILLQQLKETFCHLDQDISGLQDHEFRTRFPESPALLYQVRLGDEKLQAPMALFYPTTFGIVGQKMTSLQHRSQGDPEDPHDEHYLLGTQSKQDQSSKASAERKSLPKPPGFEGELSSQGGDPSERGGGAHGQDVELGHSQNDCLMGGAEMEEPPSALLSRKTAMTQFEGKALGLDKAILHSIDCCASDETKRKMYSSILVVGGGLLFHRAQEFLQHRILNKMPPSFRRVVESVEVITRPKDMDPRLISWKGGAVLACLDTTQEMWIHQREWQRFGVRMLRERAAFVW